The Cronobacter sakazakii genome has a window encoding:
- the rsmB gene encoding 16S rRNA (cytosine(967)-C(5))-methyltransferase RsmB encodes MKKSINLRSLAAQAIEQVVEKGQSLSTVLPPLQHKVSDKDKALLQELCFGVLRTLSQLEWLINRLMSRPMTGKQRTIHYLIMVGLYQLLYTRIPPHAALAETVEGAVAIKRMQFKGLINGVLRQFQRQQDELLAEFSGQDARWLHPMWLLNRLQIAWPQEWQAVAEANNERPPMWLRVNRQHHSRDEWLKLLEENGMTGHIHPRYPDAVRLDAPAPVSALPGFEQGWVTVQDASAQGCVELLAPQNGETILDLCAAPGGKTTHILEAAPQASVMAVDVDAQRISRVYENLKRLKMKADVKVGDGRFPSTWCGDTQFDRILLDAPCSATGVIRRHPDIKWLRRDSDIGELAQLQSEILDAIWPHLKPGGTLLYATCSVLPEENSEQIRAFLSRTPDAQLDGTGSTQTPGIQNLPGATEGDGFFYAKLIKK; translated from the coding sequence ATGAAAAAATCCATTAATCTCCGCAGTCTGGCGGCGCAGGCTATCGAACAGGTAGTCGAAAAAGGCCAGTCCCTCAGTACCGTTCTGCCGCCGCTCCAGCATAAAGTCTCTGATAAAGACAAAGCGCTTTTGCAGGAACTCTGTTTCGGCGTGCTTCGCACGCTCTCGCAGCTCGAATGGCTTATCAATAGACTGATGTCACGCCCGATGACGGGTAAGCAACGCACCATTCATTATCTGATTATGGTGGGCTTGTATCAGCTTCTTTATACCCGTATCCCGCCGCATGCGGCGCTGGCTGAAACGGTAGAAGGCGCAGTCGCTATCAAGCGCATGCAGTTTAAAGGGCTGATTAATGGTGTGCTGCGTCAGTTCCAGCGCCAGCAAGATGAATTACTGGCTGAATTTTCCGGTCAGGATGCCCGCTGGTTACACCCGATGTGGTTGCTGAACAGACTGCAAATCGCCTGGCCGCAAGAGTGGCAAGCCGTTGCGGAAGCCAATAACGAACGGCCGCCGATGTGGCTGCGCGTCAACCGTCAACATCATTCCCGCGACGAATGGCTTAAGCTGCTGGAAGAAAACGGAATGACGGGGCATATCCACCCGCGTTACCCGGACGCCGTACGCCTTGATGCACCGGCGCCTGTGAGCGCGCTGCCTGGCTTTGAACAGGGCTGGGTTACGGTGCAGGACGCCTCGGCACAGGGCTGCGTCGAGCTGTTAGCGCCGCAAAACGGTGAGACGATTCTCGATCTGTGCGCTGCACCTGGCGGTAAAACCACGCATATTCTGGAAGCCGCGCCGCAGGCCAGCGTAATGGCCGTCGATGTGGACGCCCAGCGTATTTCCCGCGTCTATGAAAACCTCAAACGCCTGAAGATGAAAGCCGACGTTAAAGTGGGTGATGGTCGTTTCCCGTCAACCTGGTGCGGCGATACGCAATTCGACCGGATCCTTCTTGATGCGCCCTGCTCTGCCACCGGCGTAATTCGGCGTCACCCTGACATTAAATGGCTGCGTCGTGATTCTGATATCGGTGAACTGGCGCAATTACAGTCTGAAATTCTCGACGCTATCTGGCCGCATCTGAAACCAGGCGGTACATTGCTGTATGCCACCTGCTCCGTTTTACCGGAAGAAAATAGCGAACAGATCCGGGCATTTTTATCCCGGACGCCGGATGCGCAGCTGGACGGTACGGGATCGACACAAACGCCCGGCATTCAGAATCTACCAGGCGCAACCGAAGGCGACGGCTTCTTTTACGCTAAGCTAATTAAAAAGTAA
- a CDS encoding gamma carbonic anhydrase family protein — MSSSVLRPYKNTFPTTGQRVMVDSSSVVIGDVRLADDVGIWPLVVIRGDVNYVAVGARTNIQDGSVLHVTHKSSYNPEGNPLVIGEDVTVGHKVMLHGCIIGNRVLVGMGSIVLDGAVIEDDVMIGAGSLVPQNRRLESGHLYLGSPVKQIRPLKDTEREGLRYSANNYVKWKDEYLAQESQTQP; from the coding sequence ATGTCTTCTTCTGTGTTACGTCCTTATAAAAATACCTTTCCCACCACAGGCCAGCGCGTGATGGTCGATAGCTCAAGCGTGGTGATTGGCGATGTGAGACTGGCTGATGATGTCGGCATCTGGCCGCTGGTAGTGATTCGGGGCGACGTTAATTACGTTGCGGTTGGCGCGCGCACCAACATTCAGGATGGCAGCGTATTGCACGTGACTCATAAATCTTCTTATAACCCCGAGGGTAATCCACTGGTGATTGGGGAAGACGTTACCGTTGGGCATAAAGTGATGCTGCATGGCTGCATTATTGGCAATCGTGTACTGGTCGGTATGGGCTCGATCGTGCTTGACGGTGCCGTTATAGAAGATGACGTGATGATAGGGGCGGGAAGTCTGGTGCCGCAGAATAGGCGTCTGGAAAGCGGCCATCTTTATCTCGGCAGCCCGGTAAAACAGATTCGCCCGTTAAAAGATACCGAGCGCGAAGGGCTGCGCTACTCGGCGAACAACTATGTGAAGTGGAAAGATGAGTATCTGGCTCAGGAGAGCCAGACCCAACCCTGA
- a CDS encoding DUF1488 domain-containing protein → MNQAIQFPDREHWDEQRQAVCFPALVSGMVLTCAIAQPVLVARFSGTSPEEWIAAFRQHRWDLEEEAEQLIAAQAEDDQGWVWLS, encoded by the coding sequence ATGAATCAGGCGATTCAGTTCCCTGATCGCGAGCACTGGGATGAACAGCGGCAGGCCGTTTGTTTTCCGGCGCTGGTCAGTGGGATGGTGCTTACCTGTGCTATTGCGCAGCCTGTGCTGGTGGCTCGCTTCTCAGGCACGTCGCCCGAAGAATGGATAGCCGCTTTTCGTCAGCACCGTTGGGATCTGGAAGAAGAGGCTGAGCAGCTGATCGCTGCTCAGGCCGAAGACGATCAGGGTTGGGTCTGGCTCTCCTGA
- the tsaC gene encoding L-threonylcarbamoyladenylate synthase type 1 TsaC, whose protein sequence is MKNNQPADAISSIVDVLKKEQVIAYPTEAVFGVGCDPDSETAVKRLLELKQRPMEKGLILIAANFDQLKPYIDDAALTPEQREAVFARWPGPVTFVFPAKPSTPRWLTGRFDSLAVRVTNHPLVIALCEAFGKPLVSTSANLSGVEPCRTAQEVLAQFGDDFPVLHGATGGRQNPSEIRDALTGELFRQG, encoded by the coding sequence GTGAAGAATAATCAGCCTGCGGACGCGATATCGTCTATCGTCGACGTCCTTAAAAAAGAACAAGTCATCGCTTATCCAACTGAAGCCGTATTTGGCGTCGGGTGTGACCCCGACAGCGAAACCGCTGTAAAACGCCTGCTTGAATTAAAGCAACGCCCGATGGAAAAAGGACTCATCCTGATTGCGGCTAATTTTGATCAACTTAAGCCTTATATAGATGACGCCGCGCTGACGCCCGAACAGCGTGAGGCGGTGTTCGCCCGCTGGCCAGGGCCAGTGACGTTTGTTTTCCCGGCGAAACCGTCGACGCCACGCTGGCTGACAGGCCGTTTTGACTCACTGGCGGTGCGTGTGACCAATCATCCGCTGGTAATCGCACTGTGCGAGGCCTTTGGCAAACCACTGGTCTCGACGAGTGCAAATCTCTCCGGGGTTGAGCCATGCCGCACGGCGCAGGAAGTGCTGGCGCAGTTCGGTGATGATTTTCCTGTGCTGCATGGCGCAACAGGTGGTCGCCAGAATCCTTCCGAGATCCGTGATGCGCTGACGGGTGAACTTTTCCGACAGGGGTAA
- the smg gene encoding DUF494 family protein Smg yields MFDVLMYLFETYIHNEAEMRVDQDKLTRDLTDAGFDQEDIFNALLWLEKLADYQDGLSAPMQLASDPLSMRIYTAEECQRLDASCRGFLLFLEQIQVLNLETREMVIERVMALDTAEFDLEDLKWVILMVLFNIPGCENAYQQMEELLFEVNDGMLH; encoded by the coding sequence ATGTTCGACGTACTAATGTATTTGTTTGAAACCTATATCCATAACGAAGCTGAAATGCGCGTTGACCAGGATAAGCTGACGCGGGACCTGACGGATGCGGGTTTTGATCAGGAAGATATCTTTAATGCGCTGTTATGGCTGGAAAAGCTGGCGGATTATCAGGATGGTCTTTCCGCGCCGATGCAACTGGCGTCGGATCCACTCTCGATGCGTATTTATACCGCAGAGGAGTGCCAGCGGCTGGACGCCAGCTGTCGGGGGTTCCTGCTGTTTCTGGAACAAATTCAGGTGCTGAATCTCGAAACTCGTGAAATGGTTATCGAACGCGTCATGGCGCTGGATACTGCCGAGTTTGATTTAGAAGATCTCAAGTGGGTCATCCTGATGGTGCTGTTTAACATCCCCGGATGTGAAAACGCCTATCAACAAATGGAAGAACTGCTCTTTGAAGTGAATGACGGTATGCTGCACTGA
- a CDS encoding DNA topoisomerase family protein, which produces MARSALFSVPKHEPCPKCGAELLIRSGKHGPFLGCSHYPECDYVRPLKSQADGHIVKVLEGQQCPACDATLVLRQGRFGMFIGCSRYPECEHTEQIDKPDETALGCPQCSDGHLVQRRSRFGKTFYSCDRYPECQFVINTRPVAGECPECHYPLLTEKKTAQGIKRFCASKQCGKPVTAEKDSEE; this is translated from the coding sequence ATGGCAAGGTCAGCACTCTTTTCAGTGCCCAAACACGAGCCCTGCCCAAAATGCGGGGCTGAACTTCTTATCCGTTCCGGGAAGCATGGTCCTTTCCTGGGATGTTCGCATTATCCTGAGTGTGATTACGTTCGCCCGCTGAAAAGCCAGGCGGACGGTCATATTGTCAAAGTGCTCGAAGGTCAGCAATGCCCGGCATGTGATGCGACGCTGGTGCTACGGCAGGGGCGTTTTGGGATGTTTATCGGCTGCAGCCGTTATCCTGAATGCGAACATACCGAGCAAATCGATAAACCTGACGAAACCGCATTGGGCTGCCCGCAGTGTAGCGACGGTCATCTGGTTCAGCGTCGGTCGCGTTTTGGCAAAACCTTCTATTCCTGCGATCGCTATCCGGAATGCCAGTTTGTGATTAATACCAGACCGGTGGCGGGCGAGTGCCCGGAATGCCATTATCCCCTCCTTACCGAAAAGAAAACCGCGCAGGGCATAAAACGCTTTTGCGCCAGTAAACAATGTGGAAAGCCGGTAACGGCGGAAAAAGACAGTGAAGAATAA
- the fmt gene encoding methionyl-tRNA formyltransferase, with translation MSESLRIIFAGTPDFAARHLDALLSSSHQVVGVFTQPDRPAGRGKKLMPGPIKVLAQENNIPVFQPKSLRPAENQELVASLNADVMVVVAYGLILPEAVLAMPRLGCINVHGSLLPRWRGAAPIQRSLWAGDAETGVTIMQMDTGLDTGDMLRKLSCPITDEDTSASLYDKLAQLGPQGLLATLEDLAAGRVVPEKQHDAQATYADKLSKEEARLDWTLSAAQLERCIRAFNPWPVSFFMIDEQPVKVWKASVIHQQSHATPGTILDAGKQGIQVATTDGILNLESLQPAGKKPMSAQDLLNSRREWFTPGAILA, from the coding sequence GTGTCTGAGTCACTTCGCATTATTTTCGCCGGTACGCCGGATTTCGCAGCGCGTCATCTCGACGCGCTGTTGTCCTCTTCGCACCAGGTGGTCGGCGTGTTCACTCAGCCAGACCGCCCGGCGGGCCGTGGCAAAAAGCTGATGCCCGGGCCGATAAAAGTGCTGGCACAGGAAAACAACATTCCGGTCTTTCAGCCGAAATCTCTGCGTCCTGCGGAGAACCAGGAGCTTGTGGCCTCGCTGAATGCCGATGTCATGGTGGTCGTTGCTTACGGTTTGATTCTTCCGGAAGCAGTGCTCGCCATGCCTCGCCTGGGTTGTATTAACGTACACGGCTCGTTGCTTCCACGCTGGCGCGGCGCGGCACCTATTCAGCGCTCACTATGGGCGGGCGATGCCGAAACCGGCGTGACTATCATGCAGATGGACACAGGACTTGATACCGGCGATATGCTGCGTAAGCTTTCCTGCCCAATTACCGATGAAGACACCAGCGCCTCGCTGTATGACAAGCTGGCACAGCTCGGCCCGCAGGGGCTGCTCGCCACGCTTGAGGATTTGGCAGCGGGCCGCGTGGTTCCTGAAAAGCAGCATGATGCACAGGCGACCTATGCAGACAAGCTCAGTAAAGAAGAGGCACGCCTCGACTGGACGCTTTCTGCAGCTCAGCTTGAACGCTGTATTCGTGCGTTTAACCCGTGGCCGGTCAGCTTTTTCATGATTGATGAGCAGCCTGTCAAAGTCTGGAAGGCGTCAGTTATCCATCAGCAGAGCCATGCAACGCCTGGCACCATCCTTGATGCCGGTAAACAGGGTATCCAGGTCGCGACGACGGACGGTATCCTCAATCTGGAATCACTCCAGCCTGCCGGTAAAAAACCGATGTCAGCACAGGATCTTTTAAACTCCCGCCGGGAGTGGTTTACGCCAGGCGCCATTCTCGCCTGA
- the def gene encoding peptide deformylase, with protein MSVLQVLHIPDERLRIVAEPVKEVNADIQRIVDDMFDTMYAEEGIGLAATQVDIHQRIIVIDVSENRDERLVLINPELLEQSGETGIEEGCLSIPEQRAFVPRAEKVKIRALDRDGKPFELEADGLLAICIQHEMDHLVGKLFIDYLSPMKRQRIRQKVEKLDRMKAKAAG; from the coding sequence ATGTCAGTTTTGCAGGTATTACATATTCCGGACGAGCGGCTTCGCATCGTCGCTGAACCGGTTAAAGAAGTTAATGCAGATATTCAGCGTATCGTTGATGATATGTTCGACACGATGTACGCCGAAGAAGGCATTGGGCTTGCCGCAACGCAGGTGGATATTCATCAGCGCATTATCGTGATTGATGTTTCTGAAAACCGTGATGAGCGCCTGGTGCTTATTAACCCTGAGCTGCTCGAACAGTCCGGCGAAACCGGCATTGAAGAAGGCTGCCTGTCTATCCCGGAGCAACGCGCTTTTGTACCGCGTGCCGAGAAAGTCAAAATCCGCGCGCTTGACCGCGACGGGAAGCCGTTTGAACTGGAAGCCGACGGCCTGCTGGCCATCTGCATTCAGCATGAAATGGATCATCTGGTCGGTAAATTGTTTATCGATTATCTGTCGCCGATGAAGCGTCAGCGTATTCGCCAGAAAGTTGAAAAACTGGATCGCATGAAGGCGAAAGCCGCAGGTTAA
- the aroE gene encoding shikimate dehydrogenase: METYAVFGNPVSHSKSPFIHQQFAQQLQIEHPYGRVLAPLDDFVKTLEDFFSAGGKGANVTVPFKEQAFARADELTERAALAGAVNTLKRLEDGRLLGDNTDGIGLLSDLERLGMIQPRYRILLVGAGGAARGVLLPLLSLDCAVTITNRTFARAQELATLFSHTGNVNAVALADLVGHEFDLIINATSSGIHGEIPTLPSSLPGKKTACYDMFYQKGLTPFLSWCQAQGATQLADGIGMLVGQAAHAVLLWHGILPDVVPVIDKLRQELAQ, encoded by the coding sequence ATGGAAACCTACGCTGTTTTTGGTAATCCTGTCTCGCACAGTAAATCGCCGTTTATTCACCAGCAATTTGCGCAGCAGTTACAGATTGAGCATCCGTATGGCCGCGTGCTGGCACCGCTCGATGATTTTGTGAAGACGCTGGAGGACTTCTTCAGCGCAGGCGGTAAAGGCGCAAACGTGACGGTGCCTTTTAAAGAACAGGCGTTTGCTCGTGCCGATGAACTGACGGAAAGAGCGGCGCTTGCCGGTGCGGTTAATACGCTGAAACGGCTCGAAGATGGTCGTTTACTGGGCGACAATACGGATGGTATTGGGCTTTTAAGCGATCTGGAACGTCTCGGTATGATCCAGCCGCGTTACCGGATCCTTCTGGTGGGCGCAGGCGGCGCAGCACGGGGCGTCTTGTTGCCTCTGCTGTCGCTGGATTGCGCGGTAACTATTACTAACCGCACTTTTGCCCGCGCGCAGGAACTCGCAACGCTCTTTAGTCATACCGGCAACGTTAACGCCGTCGCGCTTGCGGATCTGGTTGGCCATGAGTTCGATCTCATTATTAATGCCACTTCCAGTGGGATTCACGGCGAGATCCCGACTCTTCCGTCTTCTCTGCCCGGTAAAAAAACGGCGTGCTATGACATGTTCTACCAGAAAGGGCTAACGCCATTCCTTTCATGGTGTCAGGCGCAGGGGGCAACGCAACTGGCTGACGGTATCGGGATGCTGGTGGGGCAGGCGGCGCACGCGGTTCTGCTCTGGCATGGCATCCTGCCGGATGTTGTGCCCGTTATTGATAAGCTCAGACAGGAGCTGGCGCAATGA